The following coding sequences lie in one Candidatus Nitrospira allomarina genomic window:
- a CDS encoding substrate-binding domain-containing protein, whose protein sequence is MKKMGIKSSQNSRQAKVSPRESVCNRLRDRRKKQGISQAELAVLVGLTRQAVYAIEANQYLPSTHIALRFARALKCRVEDLFILADQDEIVEAEFIGGTTPLGQPTRVKLSYVGARILARPMAELGDVLNFVMPADGVIQEQGKKSSSGKRPSVRVQLLNSLDVIKKGILIAGCDPALFLAGEHVRKINNLAGITNWTMGSANALRALQRDEVHMAGLHLVDVKSGQSNVPYLKRHIPGHDFVGVRFASWVQGVLIYPGNPKHIGGVDDFGQSGLRLVNRELGAGARFLLDALLQKSGLTGDQLLGYEHEVPSHLEVARLIRDGMADVGIGVEAAARHYGLGFIPLREEQYDLIMRREFLKSHPVMSQFLDAMVSQPFRREIESLGGYTVTEIGKILHW, encoded by the coding sequence ATGAAAAAAATGGGTATTAAAAGTTCACAAAACTCACGCCAGGCAAAGGTCTCGCCTCGCGAATCCGTGTGTAACCGCTTACGGGATAGAAGAAAAAAACAGGGAATCTCCCAGGCAGAATTAGCGGTCCTTGTTGGCCTGACGCGACAAGCAGTCTACGCCATAGAAGCCAATCAATATTTGCCAAGCACACACATTGCCCTACGGTTCGCACGTGCGTTGAAGTGCCGGGTTGAGGATCTTTTTATCCTTGCAGATCAGGACGAAATTGTTGAAGCTGAGTTCATTGGTGGGACAACGCCATTGGGTCAGCCGACACGGGTGAAGCTGTCATACGTTGGAGCGCGGATATTGGCCAGACCGATGGCCGAACTGGGCGATGTGTTGAATTTTGTGATGCCGGCTGATGGAGTCATTCAGGAACAGGGAAAGAAATCTTCCAGCGGAAAAAGACCCTCTGTGCGGGTTCAATTACTGAATTCCTTGGACGTGATCAAAAAAGGAATTCTTATTGCCGGGTGTGACCCGGCGTTATTTCTCGCCGGCGAGCATGTCCGCAAGATTAATAATCTGGCAGGAATTACGAATTGGACCATGGGTAGCGCGAATGCGCTCCGTGCTCTTCAACGGGATGAAGTGCACATGGCGGGGTTGCATCTTGTGGATGTGAAATCCGGGCAAAGTAACGTTCCTTATCTAAAACGCCATATTCCTGGCCATGATTTTGTCGGTGTGCGCTTTGCTTCTTGGGTACAAGGGGTGTTGATATACCCGGGAAATCCCAAACACATTGGTGGTGTAGATGACTTTGGCCAGTCGGGACTGCGTCTCGTCAATCGGGAATTGGGAGCCGGAGCGAGGTTTCTTTTGGATGCTCTGCTTCAGAAATCAGGATTAACTGGAGACCAGTTACTAGGGTATGAGCACGAAGTGCCGTCTCATCTCGAGGTCGCTCGCCTGATTCGAGATGGTATGGCGGACGTGGGCATCGGAGTGGAAGCCGCAGCTCGTCATTATGGTCTTGGCTTCATTCCGCTTCGCGAAGAACAGTATGACTTAATTATGCGCAGAGAATTTCTTAAATCCCACCCTGTCATGTCTCAATTTCTTGATGCAATGGTCAGTCAACCATTCAGGCGGGAAATCGAATCGCTGGGGGGATACACGGTGAC
- a CDS encoding peptidylprolyl isomerase → MMSDATHEGQTITIHTQVNGEPWGDIHLKLFPDVAPNHVQNMLKLAKEKFYDGTTFHRVIPNFMIQGGDPNSKDHDRSRHGMGGPGHRVNAEFSSKPHKRGTLSMARSQDPNSAGSQFFICVADSSFLDGQYTVFGEVVSGMETVDRIVSAKRDANDNPLERIEMTMSVSEANA, encoded by the coding sequence ATGATGAGCGACGCAACTCATGAAGGTCAGACAATCACTATTCACACCCAGGTGAACGGCGAGCCCTGGGGGGATATCCACTTAAAGCTTTTTCCGGATGTCGCGCCTAACCATGTACAGAATATGTTGAAATTAGCCAAGGAGAAGTTTTATGACGGCACGACATTTCATCGGGTGATTCCCAACTTTATGATTCAGGGAGGAGATCCCAATAGTAAGGATCACGATCGGTCACGCCATGGAATGGGTGGTCCAGGCCATCGCGTCAATGCGGAATTTAGCTCAAAGCCTCATAAACGCGGAACGCTATCGATGGCGAGATCACAAGATCCCAATAGCGCGGGCTCCCAGTTTTTTATTTGTGTGGCGGATTCCAGTTTTTTGGATGGTCAATATACGGTGTTTGGTGAGGTGGTGAGTGGTATGGAGACAGTCGATCGAATCGTCAGTGCCAAGCGGGATGCTAACGATAATCCTCTTGAACGAATTGAAATGACCATGAGTGTCTCTGAAGCGAATGCCTAA
- the tatC gene encoding twin-arginine translocase subunit TatC produces MAAFSPTMAMNAVVHPLQRHIRDIKRRLLIVGATIMVFFVIAFSYSSILIDWFKRPFEDDLIFYAPAEALFASIKISFMAAVIASVPIILYQFWKFIEPALLQKEQRWAVPLFFLGLGFFLLGLGFCNMVILPLVINFFVTFGMDRAITPELAVGTYVDFNVKFLLAFGFAFEIPLVLSLLARVGVIQSSVLIRFRKHAALVALILSAVITPDATMFTMLLMAVPLIILYEIGIWGAKVFGRAPLPAGEKCEATEEGEAPDHAAKG; encoded by the coding sequence ATGGCTGCTTTTTCCCCTACCATGGCCATGAATGCGGTGGTGCATCCCCTTCAGCGCCACATTCGTGATATAAAACGCCGGTTACTGATCGTGGGAGCCACGATCATGGTGTTTTTTGTTATAGCATTTTCCTACTCCTCTATTCTCATCGATTGGTTCAAACGGCCCTTTGAAGATGATCTGATTTTTTACGCTCCGGCAGAGGCATTATTTGCCTCCATAAAAATTTCTTTTATGGCGGCGGTGATTGCCAGTGTCCCTATCATTCTGTACCAATTTTGGAAATTTATTGAGCCGGCGTTGCTTCAGAAAGAGCAACGATGGGCCGTGCCGCTTTTCTTCCTCGGGTTGGGGTTTTTCCTTCTGGGGTTGGGCTTTTGCAATATGGTAATCCTACCGTTGGTCATCAATTTTTTTGTCACGTTTGGCATGGATCGAGCCATTACTCCAGAATTAGCTGTCGGCACCTATGTCGATTTTAACGTCAAATTTCTTCTGGCGTTCGGCTTTGCGTTTGAAATTCCACTGGTGCTTTCTCTTTTGGCCCGCGTGGGTGTCATTCAATCATCTGTCCTCATTAGGTTCCGAAAGCATGCGGCTCTGGTGGCGTTGATTCTTTCTGCGGTGATCACCCCTGATGCGACAATGTTCACCATGCTATTAATGGCTGTCCCGTTGATCATTTTATATGAAATCGGCATTTGGGGGGCAAAGGTCTTTGGGCGTGCTCCTCTGCCGGCGGGGGAGAAGTGTGAAGCGACTGAGGAGGGAGAGGCACCCGACCATGCAGCAAAAGGTTAA
- a CDS encoding DUF465 domain-containing protein — protein MVTDEQIAENLRASNVEYQELEESHHRLDLELQQLLKHHVLTPQEEILKKHLQKEKLGKKDRMAALIREHRASCDNAKTPG, from the coding sequence ATGGTGACGGACGAACAAATCGCCGAAAATTTGCGGGCATCCAATGTGGAATATCAGGAGTTGGAGGAATCCCATCACCGGTTGGATCTGGAGCTTCAGCAGTTATTGAAACACCATGTGTTGACTCCTCAGGAAGAGATTCTTAAAAAACATTTACAGAAGGAAAAGCTTGGCAAAAAAGATCGAATGGCCGCTCTGATTCGTGAACATCGTGCCTCATGTGATAATGCCAAAACACCTGGATAA
- the rimI gene encoding ribosomal protein S18-alanine N-acetyltransferase, with product MDTNDPVVESELSLNEGIRLATLADLDALVSLEESCFSVPWSKKSFEAELQGNAFSRILVIPGPKEHQEIPFLAYCCVWVIFEETRFLNLAVHPLFRGQGLAKQLILQALCIGSAQGCCRGMLEVRNSNQVAKRLYESFGFKEYGRRSSYYTNPNEDAILMILEPLFKPKSDKNDLLGIPAECK from the coding sequence ATGGACACAAATGACCCCGTCGTGGAAAGTGAACTATCACTCAATGAGGGTATTCGATTGGCCACATTGGCTGATTTGGACGCATTGGTGAGTCTGGAAGAGTCCTGCTTTTCTGTCCCCTGGTCGAAAAAAAGTTTTGAAGCCGAATTGCAAGGGAATGCCTTTAGCCGCATTCTTGTCATTCCAGGTCCAAAGGAACATCAGGAAATTCCCTTTTTGGCCTATTGCTGCGTGTGGGTGATTTTTGAAGAAACCCGCTTTTTAAATCTGGCGGTTCACCCTCTTTTCCGTGGACAGGGATTGGCTAAGCAGTTAATTTTACAAGCTTTATGCATCGGGAGTGCTCAGGGATGTTGTCGGGGGATGTTAGAGGTTCGGAACTCCAATCAGGTGGCGAAACGTCTCTATGAGAGCTTTGGATTTAAGGAATATGGCAGAAGAAGTTCCTACTATACGAATCCAAATGAGGATGCTATCCTTATGATTCTGGAGCCTCTGTTCAAGCCCAAATCTGATAAAAATGATCTCCTGGGAATCCCGGCCGAATGTAAATAA
- the tsaB gene encoding tRNA (adenosine(37)-N6)-threonylcarbamoyltransferase complex dimerization subunit type 1 TsaB, with translation MLFLALESATSHQSVAVFRDQQLLASLACESGQPLTPQLIPIIDQLLSSVSLQLSNLEGLVVSIGPGTFTGLRVGLATMTAFRLALQIPLVGVSTLEGLAWNHPVTELPLLSTIGIRQGIVYWALFRWENHQMVCVKEAQIGDIIEVCSGLTEPTVVLGDGWMQNRTTLLSKEFSLVEASPDEQWPSAKGIGMAGRVLLARGALLPLGCTPHYIQPSYAEISKTKSLDPIG, from the coding sequence ATGTTGTTTTTAGCTCTAGAATCTGCCACCTCCCATCAAAGTGTGGCCGTATTTCGGGACCAACAGCTGTTGGCCAGTCTGGCCTGTGAGTCGGGGCAGCCTTTGACCCCGCAACTCATCCCAATCATCGATCAACTGTTATCCTCGGTCTCTTTGCAGTTATCAAATCTTGAAGGCTTGGTAGTGTCCATAGGACCGGGGACCTTCACCGGATTACGGGTGGGATTGGCGACGATGACGGCCTTCCGGCTGGCTTTACAGATTCCTTTGGTTGGGGTTTCCACACTCGAAGGGCTTGCCTGGAATCATCCTGTTACCGAGCTCCCTCTGCTCAGCACTATTGGTATTCGGCAGGGGATTGTGTATTGGGCACTATTCCGATGGGAGAATCACCAGATGGTGTGCGTGAAAGAGGCACAAATTGGGGACATCATTGAGGTCTGTAGCGGTCTGACCGAGCCGACCGTTGTGCTCGGAGATGGGTGGATGCAGAACCGGACGACTCTCCTGTCAAAAGAATTCTCTCTTGTCGAAGCTTCTCCTGATGAGCAATGGCCATCAGCCAAAGGAATTGGCATGGCAGGACGGGTCCTGCTGGCACGAGGGGCTCTCCTTCCTTTAGGCTGCACCCCACATTATATTCAGCCATCGTATGCAGAAATATCGAAAACGAAAAGCTTGGATCCCATCGGGTGA
- the radA gene encoding DNA repair protein RadA, which produces MKAARPKTRFVCQECGYQGVRWSGRCPECAQWNSLREEVDRDLSTLQQRSVAEGTPEAVPISSIVQTQEFRLQAGIAELNRVLGGGVVPGSVILIGGDPGIGKTTLLLQTLASLGTAKQVGLYVSGEESPQQIKMRADRIGIQSPNLYVAAATSLEEIFKVAEQMNPGVIVVDSIQTVFTQELTSAPGSVSQVQEVGCRLMWYAKRTHIPIFIIGHVTKEGVIAGPRLLEHIVDTVLYFEGDKGQSYRILRAVKNRFGPTNEIGVFEMKDEGLTEVGNPSELFLTGRIGHGAGTIVVSSVEGSRPLLVELQALVAETTYPMPKRMAKGVEVNRVSLLLAVLEKRLGLHFTGYDVYVNVVGGLRIDEPTVDVGIVCAVLSSFRELALDPRLVVMGEVGLGGEVRPVQHADLRIREAMKLGFQRCVVPEPNLHQWKPVAGMEVVGIRDIGDIWETVVSPAS; this is translated from the coding sequence GTGAAGGCAGCACGACCCAAAACCCGTTTTGTGTGTCAGGAATGTGGATATCAAGGTGTCCGTTGGAGCGGCCGGTGTCCGGAGTGTGCGCAATGGAATTCCTTACGGGAGGAGGTTGATCGAGACCTTTCAACCCTTCAACAGCGAAGTGTCGCCGAGGGAACACCAGAGGCTGTCCCAATCAGCTCTATTGTGCAGACTCAGGAGTTTCGTCTTCAGGCTGGTATTGCAGAATTGAATCGAGTGCTTGGTGGGGGAGTGGTTCCGGGATCGGTTATCTTGATTGGAGGCGATCCGGGAATTGGTAAAACGACTCTCTTGCTCCAAACCCTGGCCTCCCTCGGAACGGCCAAACAGGTCGGGTTGTATGTATCGGGAGAAGAATCACCTCAGCAAATTAAGATGCGGGCGGATCGTATAGGCATTCAATCCCCTAATCTGTATGTGGCTGCTGCCACCTCCCTGGAAGAAATTTTTAAAGTGGCTGAGCAGATGAATCCCGGTGTCATTGTTGTGGATTCCATTCAAACGGTTTTTACCCAGGAACTCACATCCGCGCCAGGTAGTGTCAGCCAGGTTCAGGAGGTTGGCTGCCGCCTGATGTGGTATGCCAAGCGGACGCATATCCCCATCTTTATTATAGGGCATGTGACGAAGGAAGGCGTGATTGCCGGGCCAAGGCTTCTGGAACATATTGTCGATACGGTGTTGTATTTTGAAGGAGACAAAGGCCAGAGCTATCGAATTCTTCGAGCCGTGAAAAACCGCTTCGGGCCGACCAATGAAATCGGGGTTTTTGAAATGAAGGATGAGGGGCTGACCGAAGTTGGGAATCCCTCCGAACTGTTTTTAACGGGACGAATTGGACATGGTGCCGGAACTATTGTGGTGTCGAGCGTAGAAGGGTCTCGGCCCTTATTGGTTGAGTTGCAGGCTCTGGTCGCGGAGACCACCTATCCTATGCCGAAACGTATGGCCAAGGGAGTGGAAGTGAATCGGGTGTCCTTGCTGTTGGCGGTTCTAGAAAAACGATTGGGGTTGCACTTTACCGGGTACGATGTGTACGTGAACGTGGTAGGTGGCCTTCGGATTGATGAGCCGACAGTTGACGTGGGCATTGTATGTGCGGTGCTTTCCAGCTTTCGGGAGTTAGCGTTGGACCCCAGATTGGTCGTGATGGGCGAGGTCGGGTTGGGCGGAGAGGTCCGGCCGGTGCAACATGCGGACTTACGTATTCGTGAGGCAATGAAATTAGGGTTTCAACGCTGCGTGGTTCCTGAGCCGAATCTTCACCAATGGAAACCTGTGGCTGGCATGGAAGTCGTTGGGATTCGTGACATTGGGGATATTTGGGAAACGGTTGTGAGTCCTGCCTCATAA
- a CDS encoding DUF507 family protein, producing MNTPILSDEKQTHLAHVILTSVTDMPEAKMIGDSAHALREVKRVLAEHMKAEEELVQKVRSRLQSYARPIPEGSQEWDVLYQKTYQEELRKRNLT from the coding sequence ATGAATACCCCCATTCTCAGCGACGAAAAGCAAACGCATCTTGCGCATGTCATTCTGACTAGTGTCACCGACATGCCCGAGGCCAAGATGATTGGCGATTCCGCTCATGCTCTTCGTGAAGTGAAGCGCGTGCTGGCCGAGCACATGAAAGCAGAGGAGGAGCTGGTTCAAAAAGTGCGGAGTCGATTACAATCATATGCACGGCCGATTCCAGAAGGTTCCCAAGAGTGGGATGTCCTTTATCAAAAAACCTACCAGGAAGAATTACGTAAGCGGAACTTAACCTGA
- a CDS encoding DUF507 family protein: MRLNKVRVHHMAVSVIERLQSSGLLQIQGKPDVVIQKLEAAILSELQVEDRLNADVREMLKQFEREFAEGRADYQKMFTMVKQKLIKERGVIL, from the coding sequence ATGCGACTCAATAAAGTTCGCGTACATCATATGGCCGTCTCAGTCATTGAACGATTACAGTCGAGTGGATTATTACAAATTCAAGGAAAACCGGATGTGGTGATTCAGAAATTGGAAGCAGCCATTCTATCCGAGTTGCAGGTGGAAGATCGTTTGAATGCGGATGTCCGGGAGATGTTGAAACAGTTTGAACGAGAGTTTGCAGAAGGTCGAGCGGATTATCAGAAAATGTTTACGATGGTGAAACAAAAGCTCATCAAAGAACGCGGGGTCATTTTATAG
- a CDS encoding cyclophilin-like fold protein yields MTIGGIQVIAQLKPNRTAQAVVDALPIEVPVNQWGEEFYCNMPGVKDYREVATTQVKVGDVAFWGMGGMLAVFFGRTPMSLGDDPVPADRVNVIGKVIGDPKVLREATGASLMRVEQLPEGI; encoded by the coding sequence ATGACCATCGGTGGGATCCAGGTCATTGCACAACTTAAACCGAATCGAACCGCACAGGCTGTGGTCGATGCTCTTCCTATTGAGGTCCCCGTGAACCAGTGGGGAGAAGAGTTTTATTGCAACATGCCGGGGGTCAAAGACTATCGAGAAGTTGCCACCACTCAGGTAAAAGTTGGCGATGTGGCTTTTTGGGGCATGGGGGGGATGTTGGCGGTCTTTTTTGGACGCACTCCCATGAGCCTCGGAGATGATCCGGTTCCTGCTGATCGGGTGAACGTCATTGGAAAAGTGATAGGTGATCCGAAAGTGTTGAGGGAGGCCACAGGGGCGTCCCTTATGAGAGTGGAACAGCTTCCTGAAGGAATCTGA
- a CDS encoding ribonuclease H-like domain-containing protein, producing MLQSTFLFLPGIGESTERLWWEDGIGTWDTFLEKPIAPRISPFRKAQYDEDILEAQKQWKAQNSRFFTRILKARDHWRLYPNFRSQAAFLDIETNGIPLPDGEITVVGIFGKGRMTTLIQGENLTGERLQAEFASYDLLVTFFGSGFDLPFLKAKYPDLRLDHPHIDLCFAARRLGLKGGLKAIETEIGCYRPTLLEGLTGWDAVRLWGEWQLGQSYSRDVLIQYNEADCKNLKPLADLIYSRLVQRHGLPEKIASL from the coding sequence ATGTTACAATCCACATTTCTTTTTTTACCCGGCATTGGAGAATCCACTGAACGCCTCTGGTGGGAAGATGGCATTGGCACATGGGACACTTTCCTCGAGAAACCCATCGCTCCCCGCATTTCCCCGTTTCGAAAAGCCCAATACGATGAAGACATTCTGGAAGCACAAAAACAGTGGAAGGCACAGAATTCCCGTTTTTTTACCCGCATCCTGAAAGCACGCGACCACTGGCGTCTTTATCCTAATTTTCGATCTCAGGCAGCGTTTCTGGATATAGAGACAAACGGAATCCCATTACCCGATGGCGAGATTACGGTGGTGGGTATTTTCGGAAAAGGTCGCATGACCACGTTGATTCAGGGAGAAAACTTAACCGGTGAACGCTTGCAGGCGGAATTTGCCTCGTACGATCTTCTCGTGACCTTCTTCGGCTCAGGCTTCGACTTGCCCTTTCTGAAGGCCAAATATCCAGACTTGAGACTGGATCATCCCCATATTGACTTGTGTTTTGCGGCCAGACGTCTCGGATTAAAAGGTGGGCTGAAGGCAATTGAGACCGAAATAGGCTGTTATCGCCCGACTTTGCTGGAAGGATTGACGGGGTGGGATGCGGTTCGTCTGTGGGGAGAGTGGCAACTCGGACAATCGTACTCTAGAGATGTACTCATCCAATACAATGAGGCAGATTGCAAAAACCTGAAGCCTTTGGCCGACCTTATTTACAGCCGTCTGGTCCAACGTCATGGACTCCCTGAAAAAATTGCTTCCCTATGA
- a CDS encoding Stp1/IreP family PP2C-type Ser/Thr phosphatase, giving the protein MTSAQRSDKWTGVGLTDLGLVRKLNQDAFSLENSLQLWVLADGMGGHAGGEVASQIAVKAIPEVVRTQLSTETSLYVQPDKLESLLDQALESANQRIRQAAAEDESLKGMGTTTIVVAITHSPTGYQASVAHAGDSRAYLFRQGTLSLWTKDHTLMEERLALNLITAKQVRTHPLRHVLTKALGIDPELRPTIRTYPLEPLDLILMCSDGLTKMLTDEEIQTIIGQKAPQAEAICRTLVDTANRLGGEDNTTVLLIGLH; this is encoded by the coding sequence ATGACATCCGCGCAACGCTCTGACAAATGGACCGGCGTCGGACTGACAGACCTTGGTCTGGTTAGAAAACTGAACCAGGATGCCTTTTCACTCGAAAATTCCCTACAATTGTGGGTGTTGGCAGATGGGATGGGCGGACATGCCGGGGGTGAGGTCGCCAGCCAGATTGCGGTCAAAGCCATTCCCGAAGTTGTTCGAACCCAACTCTCGACTGAAACCTCTCTCTACGTTCAACCTGACAAGTTAGAATCGCTGCTGGATCAAGCTCTTGAATCCGCCAATCAACGTATTCGACAGGCAGCAGCAGAGGACGAATCCCTGAAAGGAATGGGAACAACCACTATCGTGGTCGCCATCACGCATTCTCCTACAGGATACCAGGCAAGCGTGGCACATGCCGGCGACAGCCGCGCCTATCTCTTTAGGCAGGGCACACTTTCGCTCTGGACAAAAGATCACACCCTTATGGAGGAACGGTTGGCCCTGAACCTCATTACAGCCAAACAGGTTCGCACTCACCCCCTTCGGCATGTGTTGACCAAAGCCCTTGGAATTGATCCTGAGTTACGACCTACCATTCGGACCTACCCGCTTGAGCCGTTAGATCTCATTCTGATGTGTTCAGACGGACTCACAAAAATGCTGACTGATGAGGAGATTCAAACTATTATCGGCCAGAAAGCCCCACAGGCCGAAGCAATATGCCGAACACTTGTGGATACAGCCAACCGATTAGGTGGAGAAGACAATACAACGGTCCTGTTAATTGGTTTGCACTGA
- a CDS encoding HalD/BesD family halogenase, producing MLNPAVSEIDQLLNETLQVIKVEEATRHYWEQGEFLALEHLFPTQVVQEFMREVERVRPQINRNFIPGHKKGGSVSFYLLQQSAPAILAFYHHQGWIDFLSRIAGVPLMLCPEEDPHSCALYFYTEAGDHIGYHYDTSYYKGDRFTVLLGLQDQSSSRLVCRLHTKEQGREVKELSLLTDPGTFIFFNGDKLHHAVTPLGAGEERIVLTLQYVTNPSMGLAQRWFSNMKDAVGYFGWSAMFRKPHR from the coding sequence ATGCTCAATCCAGCGGTGTCCGAAATTGATCAATTGTTGAATGAGACACTTCAGGTCATCAAGGTTGAGGAGGCCACGCGTCACTATTGGGAGCAGGGTGAGTTCTTGGCTTTAGAGCATTTGTTCCCTACTCAGGTTGTTCAGGAATTTATGCGGGAAGTAGAGCGCGTGCGGCCCCAAATCAATCGAAACTTTATACCAGGGCATAAAAAGGGGGGAAGTGTCAGTTTTTATCTTCTGCAGCAGTCGGCTCCCGCCATTCTTGCGTTCTATCACCACCAGGGATGGATCGACTTCTTGAGCCGAATTGCCGGGGTTCCGTTAATGCTGTGCCCCGAAGAGGATCCCCATTCCTGTGCACTGTATTTTTACACCGAGGCTGGAGATCATATCGGGTATCATTATGATACCTCGTATTATAAGGGCGATCGGTTTACGGTTTTATTAGGATTGCAGGATCAATCAAGCAGTCGATTGGTCTGTCGTTTACATACTAAAGAACAGGGTCGAGAGGTTAAAGAATTATCCCTCCTGACTGACCCAGGCACATTTATTTTTTTTAACGGCGATAAATTGCATCATGCCGTTACGCCGCTGGGGGCTGGAGAAGAGCGGATTGTGCTCACACTTCAATACGTCACCAACCCGTCAATGGGTCTGGCCCAACGTTGGTTTTCGAATATGAAAGATGCAGTGGGATATTTTGGATGGTCGGCCATGTTTCGAAAACCCCACCGTTAA
- a CDS encoding DUF6445 family protein: MKNRLPYRDLIHGQDYWIQDQALPNALEIAQRCMAIPTWTLGSPWRPEPWPGMRAPGALTPDELRTVESYVTAHLGIPTLTPQSHNATGLSGHNHIQICGGAEGVARPHVDSARICDYAAVLYLHPSPPTSHCGTSFYRLHLPGEPADGNYCPKDYESLSEVPGLSQEMDPTMFKEILEVPYVFNRLVAYKSDLIHSATGYFGWDHALASKRMAVVFFWKT, translated from the coding sequence ATGAAGAACCGACTCCCCTATCGCGATTTAATTCATGGCCAGGATTATTGGATTCAGGATCAGGCCCTTCCCAACGCATTAGAGATTGCCCAACGATGTATGGCCATTCCAACCTGGACCTTGGGATCCCCCTGGCGCCCGGAACCCTGGCCCGGCATGCGAGCTCCTGGAGCTCTGACTCCCGATGAACTGCGCACCGTGGAAAGCTACGTGACCGCACATTTAGGTATTCCCACCCTCACTCCCCAATCGCATAACGCGACAGGACTTTCCGGACACAATCACATTCAGATATGCGGAGGAGCTGAGGGGGTCGCTCGCCCACATGTCGATTCTGCCAGAATTTGTGATTACGCCGCCGTCCTCTACCTCCATCCAAGCCCACCCACATCACATTGCGGCACATCCTTTTACCGGTTGCATCTCCCCGGAGAACCAGCAGACGGCAACTATTGCCCAAAAGATTATGAAAGTCTTAGCGAAGTGCCTGGGTTATCACAGGAAATGGATCCTACCATGTTCAAAGAAATCCTAGAGGTCCCGTATGTCTTTAACCGCCTAGTAGCCTATAAATCGGATCTCATCCATTCTGCAACAGGGTATTTTGGCTGGGACCATGCGTTAGCTTCAAAACGAATGGCTGTGGTGTTTTTTTGGAAAACCTGA